The proteins below come from a single Triticum aestivum cultivar Chinese Spring chromosome 5D, IWGSC CS RefSeq v2.1, whole genome shotgun sequence genomic window:
- the LOC123119036 gene encoding uncharacterized protein isoform X1 has protein sequence MNAGAAAKGKGAADAEQRQRVKELRTAEQRRTLGSRLERRVAPARDLRPAGKDVEVAAEGEGAADGGAAQQRQTSVTELSIGVEAGSRRGRTTALRRRETELRMAEQRSNSRNQALDWGGGRRPAGKDGGAAKELPSHGTTARMEKIQNWEDLFAKCYFYSARDK, from the coding sequence ATGAACGCCGGAGCAGCGGCGAAGGGTAAGGGAGCTGCGGACGCGGAGCAGCGGCAGAGGGTTAAGGAGCTGCGGACGGCGGAGCAGCGGCGGACCTTGGGCTCTCGATTGGAGCGGAGGGTGGCGCCGGCGAGGGACCTGCGGCCGGCGGGGAAGGATGTCGAAGTTGCGGCGGAGGGTGAGGGAGCTGCGGACGGCGGAGCAGCGCAACAACGGCAGACCTCGGTGACGGAGCTCTCAATTGGAGTGGAGGCAGGCAGCCGGCGGGGAAGGACAACGGCGCTGCGGCGGAGGGAGACAGAGCTGCGGATGGCGGAGCAGCGCAGCAACAGCCGAAATCAGGCTCTTGATTGGGGCGGAGGTAGGCGGCCGGCGGGGAAGGACGGCGGAGCAGCGAAGGAGCTTCCAAGCCACGGGACGACGGCCAGGATGGAGAAGATTCAAAACTGGGAGGACCTTTTTGCAAAATGTTATTTCTATAGCGCTCGCGACAAGTAA